A portion of the Sphingobacterium spiritivorum genome contains these proteins:
- a CDS encoding MFS transporter — MSTIKSTKLFTASCLALLVTSLSFGIRAGMMNQLGIDFQLNATQLGTITATAFWGFPLAIVVGGFVVDIIGMKRLLVMAFLFHLTGIVLTIFAQGYWSLFFSTLLIGIANGTVEAACNPLVAALYPEEKTTRLNYFHLWFPGGIVIGTLLVTLFVHLGIGWQFQVATMLIPTLIYGYLFLKLEFPVTERVSSGYSSADMYKAVFSPLFLFMFVCMFMTAITELFTGQWISLLLKNVTDNAILLLTITTGIMVVGRAFAKPIVKKLAPQGVLLFSAVFAALGLYLLSTLSGNSVFFAALIFGIGVCYFWPTMIGFVAENIPKSGALGINLLGGAGMFAVSLYTIFMGNFYDGLIIRHLPEGADLQEYSTAVEGSVEATAFATARNLAGPEVLQVTLILPVVLIFAFLGLVLYMRYLRKSQQTSKV, encoded by the coding sequence ATGAGCACTATTAAATCAACCAAACTTTTTACGGCCAGTTGTCTGGCTTTACTGGTCACTTCTCTTTCCTTTGGCATACGCGCCGGAATGATGAATCAATTAGGCATAGATTTCCAGTTAAATGCTACACAACTCGGAACGATTACAGCTACTGCATTCTGGGGATTCCCGCTTGCTATTGTAGTCGGTGGTTTTGTAGTAGATATCATCGGAATGAAGCGTCTACTGGTCATGGCATTTTTATTCCATTTAACAGGAATTGTGTTGACCATATTCGCACAGGGATATTGGAGTTTGTTTTTCTCGACACTATTGATTGGTATTGCCAATGGAACAGTAGAAGCAGCCTGTAATCCTTTAGTGGCAGCATTGTATCCGGAAGAAAAAACGACACGTCTTAATTATTTTCATTTGTGGTTTCCCGGAGGGATTGTCATAGGAACACTGTTGGTGACATTATTTGTTCATCTGGGAATAGGCTGGCAATTTCAGGTCGCCACTATGCTGATCCCAACTTTAATTTATGGTTACCTTTTCTTAAAACTTGAGTTTCCGGTAACGGAGCGCGTATCTTCCGGCTATTCTAGTGCAGATATGTATAAAGCTGTTTTCAGTCCCTTATTTTTATTCATGTTTGTCTGTATGTTTATGACCGCTATAACAGAGCTATTCACAGGCCAGTGGATCAGCCTTTTGCTAAAGAATGTGACCGACAATGCCATTTTACTGTTGACAATTACAACAGGTATTATGGTAGTGGGACGAGCTTTTGCAAAACCCATTGTAAAAAAGCTGGCTCCTCAGGGAGTTTTACTGTTTTCAGCTGTTTTTGCAGCTCTCGGATTATATCTGTTAAGTACATTGTCCGGAAATTCTGTGTTTTTTGCTGCACTTATATTTGGTATTGGGGTATGTTATTTCTGGCCAACAATGATTGGTTTTGTGGCGGAAAATATTCCTAAATCGGGTGCACTGGGAATTAACCTTTTAGGTGGAGCTGGTATGTTTGCCGTATCTCTATATACGATCTTTATGGGTAATTTTTATGATGGTTTGATCATCAGACATTTACCTGAAGGAGCAGATCTTCAGGAATACAGTACTGCGGTGGAGGGCTCAGTGGAAGCTACTGCATTTGCAACAGCCAGGAACCTCGCGGGTCCGGAAGTACTTCAGGTGACATTGATTCTTCCTGTCGTATTGATTTTTGCATTTTTAGGATTAGTGTTGTATATGAGGTATTTAAGGAAATCGCAACAGACTTCCAAAGTATAA